The Alosa alosa isolate M-15738 ecotype Scorff River chromosome 3, AALO_Geno_1.1, whole genome shotgun sequence nucleotide sequence TACACTCCTTTATCATGTCCCCATGTGCAGCCCCTCAGTGTGAGAGACACATCTCCTCTCTGCAGCTGCTGGGGGTCCACACTCACTCTGCCCTCATAGCCCCTTCCCTCTATCACATGACCATTCTTATACAGGTAGATACAGTCTGTCCTCCTAAACCACCtgatctccatggcaacagcacTGGTTTCAGGAGAGAGGTGACAGGGCAGTGTGACATCATCACCATTTTCACACTTCACAACAAGATCAGGGATGACCAGTTTAAAACCTGCAGGAGGAAACAGAGCGGGGAGATAAGAGTTGTGTTAATGTCTTATTGaatacacccacaaacacacacacacacacacacacacacacacacacacacacacacacacacaca carries:
- the LOC125292239 gene encoding myelin-oligodendrocyte glycoprotein-like; this translates as MAAGGSNSGFKLVIPDLVVKCENGDDVTLPCHLSPETSAVAMEIRWFRRTDCIYLYKNGHVIEGRGYEGRVSVDPQQLQRGDVSLTLRGCTWGHDKGVYTCQVICEGHQEEGRVGLEIRGAAGGKYQRVFGFL